A portion of the Streptomyces platensis genome contains these proteins:
- a CDS encoding glyoxalase superfamily protein, giving the protein MTIDFRRTVPVFRIFDVAKAHEFYVDYLGCTVDWEHRFAPGMPLYTQVSRGDLVLHLSEHHGDATPGSTIYTELSGVRALHAELAGKNYPYLRPGLEQDEIGTSLTLTDPFGNRLRFNEPGAAAQPSDGAPARACQDMP; this is encoded by the coding sequence ATGACCATCGACTTCCGGCGCACCGTGCCGGTCTTCCGGATCTTCGACGTCGCCAAGGCCCATGAGTTCTATGTCGACTACCTCGGCTGCACGGTCGACTGGGAGCACCGCTTCGCGCCCGGTATGCCGCTCTACACGCAGGTCTCGCGCGGTGACCTCGTGCTGCACCTGTCGGAGCACCACGGCGACGCGACGCCCGGCTCCACGATCTACACCGAGCTGAGCGGAGTGCGCGCCCTGCACGCCGAGCTCGCCGGGAAGAACTACCCGTATCTGCGGCCCGGTCTGGAGCAGGACGAGATCGGGACCTCACTCACGCTGACCGACCCCTTCGGGAACCGGCTGCGCTTCAACGAACCGGGCGCCGCCGCGCAGCCGTCCGACGGGGCCCCGGCCAGGGCGTGTCAAGACATGCCCTAG
- a CDS encoding DUF6204 family protein, whose product MATQHTYRVIVRGKWDGLTAESRTKLLAEGDAQGLDRFTFTPEGSLAYDAALHSFSYRFVIVSDAADGEEMAAALAEDKAETALRAAGLGYRDLRSTATDMDTMKINRKSR is encoded by the coding sequence ATGGCGACCCAGCACACCTACCGAGTGATCGTCCGCGGCAAGTGGGACGGTCTGACGGCCGAGTCCCGGACGAAGCTGCTGGCCGAGGGGGACGCGCAGGGTCTGGACCGGTTCACGTTCACGCCGGAGGGCTCGCTGGCGTACGACGCCGCGCTGCACTCCTTCAGCTACCGCTTCGTCATCGTCTCGGATGCGGCGGACGGCGAGGAGATGGCCGCCGCGCTCGCCGAGGACAAGGCGGAGACCGCGCTGCGGGCCGCCGGGCTGGGCTACCGCGACCTGCGGTCCACGGCCACCGACATGGACACCATGAAGATCAACCGCAAGTCCCGCTAG
- a CDS encoding arginase family protein produces MRRTVLIDAPSNLGLRPPAPGTVPGCYKLAGALREQGLLRRLGALEGGVVVPPRYDLGDWKEGDGDFNAAALAAYTGRLATRIEGHVSSGDFPVVLGGDCSILLGAVLALRRLGRYGVAYLDGHGDFRHPGNAAVSGPVGAAAGEGLAQITGRGQADLTDLDGLRPYVRDEDVCVLGIRDVDEDQEELTGLGISHAPVGEIRRRGPEAVARDVLTHFQHPPLDGFWIHLDADVLDPSVMPAVDSPDPDGLLTGELRALLAPLAASPRCIGIDVTIYDPDLDPEGTGAALLADLLEGVFAQP; encoded by the coding sequence ATGCGCCGAACCGTACTGATCGATGCCCCCTCCAACCTGGGACTGCGACCGCCCGCGCCCGGCACCGTTCCCGGCTGCTACAAGCTCGCCGGCGCACTGCGCGAACAGGGACTGCTGCGCCGGCTCGGTGCGCTGGAGGGCGGTGTCGTCGTGCCGCCGCGCTACGACCTGGGGGACTGGAAGGAGGGGGACGGCGACTTCAACGCCGCCGCCCTCGCCGCCTACACGGGCCGGCTCGCGACCCGTATAGAGGGCCATGTGAGCAGCGGTGACTTCCCGGTGGTGCTGGGCGGGGACTGCAGCATCCTGCTCGGCGCGGTGCTGGCGCTGCGCCGGCTGGGGCGCTACGGCGTCGCCTACCTCGACGGGCACGGCGACTTCCGGCACCCGGGCAACGCGGCGGTCTCCGGCCCGGTCGGGGCCGCGGCCGGGGAGGGCCTGGCGCAGATCACCGGGCGGGGCCAGGCGGACCTCACGGACCTCGACGGGCTGCGGCCGTACGTCCGCGACGAGGACGTATGCGTCCTCGGCATCCGCGATGTGGACGAGGACCAGGAGGAGTTGACCGGCCTCGGCATCAGCCACGCCCCGGTCGGTGAGATCCGGCGGCGCGGCCCGGAGGCCGTGGCCCGCGACGTCCTCACCCACTTCCAGCACCCCCCGCTCGACGGCTTCTGGATCCATCTCGACGCGGATGTCCTCGACCCGTCCGTCATGCCGGCCGTCGACAGCCCCGACCCCGACGGCCTGCTCACCGGTGAACTCCGGGCGCTGCTGGCCCCGTTGGCCGCCTCTCCGCGCTGCATCGGCATCGACGTCACCATCTACGACCCGGACCTCGACCCGGAAGGGACCGGCGCGGCGCTGCTCGCCGATCTCCTTGAGGGTGTCTTTGCGCAACCCTGA
- a CDS encoding DUF5107 domain-containing protein: MATSVRRTTLTLPAAPLGPDSPLPALRPGQDAHHIEVPQDAGLPADMARQIGCAPLRSILPAPMRDGYGRSRRPTDLDALVLENDRLRATVLPGFGGRVHSLHHKPTDRELLYRNPVLQPAAFALNGAWFSGGIEWNIGATGHTTLSCAPLHAARVPAPDGGEMLRLWEWERLRDLPFQVDLWLPEDSDFLHVGVRIRNPHHHTVPVYWWSNTAVPEGERTRVLAPADAAWHFGYERTLRRVPVPDTDGTDRSYPLRSTYPADYFYDVPDGTRRWVTSLHADGRGLVQTSTDTLRGRKLFLWGAGRAGRRWQQWLTEPGSGGYAEIQAGLARTQLEHVPLDAGGEFSWLEAYGPLATDPAAVHGPDWGVARDEVAARLEAALPRADVEAAYAAWLPYADQEPKESLATGSGWGALEVARTGLDLPGTPFGPATLGAEQEPWLTLLRTGDLPAGGPVPGPVLTAPAWRDLLESAPPGPSIDYHLGLAQWQAGDRAQAVRSWERALGHGAGCLPLYCLAVAESAAGEPARAADRYAQACAEAARAASAPDPAARAWRVVLPALAREAVPALLVAGRTEEAAQLLAGLRPADPSDGRYRLLTAQVLLAQGQPAAAREVFEAGFEIAGLREGDEVLGDTWYAIAEQLVAGGGPVTEEVRAAARSAHPLPERYEYRMRPV; this comes from the coding sequence GTGGCCACGAGTGTGCGACGCACCACCCTGACCCTCCCCGCCGCCCCCCTCGGCCCGGACAGCCCGCTCCCCGCGCTGCGGCCCGGTCAGGACGCGCACCACATCGAGGTCCCCCAGGACGCCGGACTGCCCGCCGACATGGCGCGGCAGATCGGCTGTGCACCGCTGCGCTCGATCCTGCCCGCCCCAATGCGCGACGGCTACGGCCGGTCCCGCCGCCCCACCGACCTCGACGCACTGGTCCTGGAGAACGACCGGCTGCGCGCCACCGTCCTGCCCGGCTTCGGCGGCCGGGTCCACTCCCTGCACCACAAGCCCACCGACCGGGAACTCCTCTACCGCAACCCGGTGTTGCAGCCCGCGGCCTTCGCCCTCAACGGCGCCTGGTTCTCCGGCGGTATCGAGTGGAACATCGGCGCCACCGGACACACCACGCTGTCCTGCGCCCCGCTGCACGCCGCCCGGGTCCCGGCGCCGGACGGCGGGGAAATGCTGCGGCTGTGGGAGTGGGAGCGGCTGCGCGATCTGCCCTTCCAGGTGGACCTGTGGCTGCCCGAGGACTCCGACTTCCTCCATGTGGGCGTGCGCATCCGTAATCCGCACCACCACACCGTGCCGGTCTACTGGTGGTCCAACACCGCGGTGCCCGAAGGGGAACGCACCCGCGTCCTGGCCCCCGCCGACGCGGCCTGGCACTTCGGCTACGAACGGACCCTGCGCCGCGTCCCGGTCCCCGACACCGACGGCACCGACCGCAGTTACCCGCTGCGCAGCACCTACCCCGCCGACTACTTCTACGACGTGCCCGACGGCACCCGCCGCTGGGTCACCTCCCTCCACGCCGACGGCCGCGGTCTGGTGCAGACCTCCACCGACACCCTGCGCGGCCGCAAGCTCTTCCTGTGGGGCGCCGGCCGGGCCGGGCGGCGCTGGCAGCAGTGGCTCACCGAACCGGGCAGCGGCGGCTATGCCGAGATCCAGGCGGGGCTGGCCCGTACCCAGCTGGAGCATGTGCCGCTGGACGCCGGCGGCGAGTTCAGCTGGCTGGAGGCGTACGGGCCGCTCGCCACCGACCCCGCGGCGGTGCACGGCCCGGACTGGGGCGTGGCCCGCGACGAGGTCGCCGCCCGGCTGGAGGCCGCCCTGCCCCGGGCGGATGTCGAGGCCGCCTACGCCGCCTGGCTGCCGTACGCCGACCAGGAACCGAAGGAGTCGCTGGCCACCGGCTCCGGCTGGGGCGCACTGGAGGTGGCCCGCACGGGCCTGGACCTGCCCGGTACGCCCTTCGGTCCGGCCACCCTGGGCGCCGAGCAGGAGCCATGGCTGACGCTGCTGAGAACCGGGGACCTGCCGGCCGGCGGCCCGGTACCCGGACCGGTGCTGACCGCGCCGGCCTGGCGCGATCTGCTGGAGTCCGCACCGCCCGGCCCGTCCATCGACTACCACCTGGGGCTCGCCCAGTGGCAGGCCGGCGACCGCGCCCAGGCCGTCCGCAGCTGGGAGCGGGCCCTCGGACACGGCGCCGGCTGTCTGCCGCTGTACTGCCTGGCGGTCGCCGAGTCCGCGGCGGGCGAGCCGGCCCGCGCCGCCGACCGGTATGCGCAGGCCTGTGCCGAAGCGGCGCGGGCGGCCTCGGCACCGGACCCGGCCGCACGGGCCTGGCGGGTGGTGCTGCCGGCGCTCGCCCGGGAGGCGGTACCGGCGCTGCTCGTGGCCGGCCGTACCGAGGAGGCCGCGCAGCTGCTCGCGGGCCTGCGCCCGGCCGACCCGTCCGACGGCCGCTACCGGCTGCTGACCGCACAGGTGCTGCTCGCCCAGGGGCAGCCGGCCGCGGCCCGGGAGGTCTTCGAGGCCGGCTTCGAGATCGCCGGCCTGCGGGAGGGCGACGAGGTGCTCGGCGACACCTGGTACGCCATCGCCGAGCAACTGGTCGCGGGCGGCGGCCCGGTCACCGAGGAGGTCCGCGCCGCGGCCCGGTCCGCGCATCCGCTCCCGGAGCGCTACGAGTACCGGATGCGGCCGGTGTAG
- a CDS encoding NADP-dependent oxidoreductase, translated as MKAIIANSYGGPEVLTYTDQPDPKVGPDSFLIRVKAAGVNPVDWKILAGYLDPMMYGHFPLIPGWDVAGVVEAVGADATEYAVGDEVIGYVRKDEVQHGTFAELVAAPVRTLAPKPASLNWRQAAGLPLAGLTAYQALDRVGVTFGETVLVHAAAGGVGSLAVQIAVARGARVIGTASERNHEFLRSLGAEPVTYGDGLAARVRELAPEGIDAAVDFVGGGVVDVSQELLKDRGRVASIADGEVKAKGGHMVWVRPDTADLTALGTLADAGKLTVPVASAFPLSEAAEAFRESMTGRTRGKIVLDVS; from the coding sequence ATGAAGGCAATCATCGCGAACAGCTACGGCGGCCCCGAAGTCCTCACCTACACCGACCAGCCCGATCCGAAGGTGGGCCCGGACTCCTTCCTGATCCGGGTGAAGGCGGCCGGGGTCAATCCGGTGGACTGGAAGATCCTCGCCGGTTATCTGGACCCGATGATGTACGGGCACTTCCCGCTCATCCCGGGCTGGGACGTGGCGGGCGTGGTCGAGGCGGTCGGCGCGGACGCCACCGAGTACGCGGTCGGTGACGAGGTCATCGGCTATGTCCGCAAGGACGAGGTGCAGCACGGCACCTTCGCCGAACTGGTCGCCGCACCGGTCCGGACCCTGGCACCCAAGCCGGCGTCGCTCAACTGGCGGCAGGCCGCCGGGCTCCCGCTCGCCGGACTGACGGCCTATCAGGCACTCGACCGGGTCGGGGTGACGTTCGGCGAGACCGTTCTGGTGCACGCGGCCGCGGGTGGTGTCGGCTCGCTCGCCGTCCAGATCGCGGTCGCCCGGGGAGCCCGCGTCATCGGCACGGCCAGCGAGCGCAACCACGAGTTCCTGCGGTCCCTGGGCGCCGAGCCGGTCACATACGGTGACGGCCTCGCCGCCCGGGTCCGGGAGCTCGCCCCCGAAGGCATCGACGCGGCCGTGGACTTCGTCGGCGGTGGCGTCGTGGACGTCTCGCAGGAGCTCCTCAAGGACCGTGGCCGGGTGGCCTCGATCGCCGACGGCGAGGTCAAGGCGAAGGGCGGCCACATGGTGTGGGTCCGACCGGACACCGCCGACCTGACCGCCCTCGGCACCCTCGCGGACGCCGGCAAGCTGACCGTGCCGGTCGCGTCCGCTTTCCCGCTGTCCGAGGCGGCCGAGGCCTTCCGCGAGAGCATGACGGGCCGCACCCGCGGCAAGATCGTGCTGGACGTGTCCTGA